A genome region from Solanum pennellii chromosome 12, SPENNV200 includes the following:
- the LOC107007495 gene encoding pentatricopeptide repeat-containing protein At1g80270, mitochondrial: MWAVRRASSSFKKQVFITGGSRICYSTSDITSLCLKGHNDGLKGDSNVISHRALTLGGYQIKSHGFLRVFKESRSFSSQAGTKSSGEEDSNSDDGFSELESSSATEAIQEVNKVDESVSEHEISDEDLDGEDVEAPQELLSDTEAEINKRKSPRNGVSSALFNAVMAAPALPVCKIMDKWVEGNNVTRVEVASAMLNFRRRRMYGKALQLSEWLESSNQLTFIDRDYASRVDLIAKVRGLKKAEDYIGTIPESFRNEVIYRTLLANCVAEGDLKKSEQIFNKMKDLEFPLTCFSYNQLLLLYKKTDKKKIADVLLLMEKENVKPTHFTYRLLIDVKGQFNDISGMEQIVETMKAEGLEPDLTTKSILVKHYISGGLNEKAENVLKEMEGGDKKATRWACRSLLPHYAALGRANEVARIWQVCESNPRLEECVAAIDAWGKLHNIKEAEAIFEKMAAKWPTLSSKHYSVLLNIYANHKMLSKGKDLVKRMADSGCHIGPVTWDALVRLYIEAGEVEKADSILHKAGEQNRLRPMINSYLMIMDQYAKKGDVHNTEKMFHRMRQAGYVSRATQYQYLIRAYINAKAPCYGIADRMKADNIFPNKGLTNMLAQVDAFKKNAVSDLLD; the protein is encoded by the exons ATGTGGGCAGTTCGTCGAGCGTCTTCTTCCTTCAA GAAACAAGTATTTATAACCGGAGGCTCTCGAATATGTTATTCCACTTCAGATATTACAAGTCTCTGCCTGAAAGGACACAATGATGGGCTTAAAGGGGATTCCAATGTAATATCACATAGAGCTCTTACACTTGGAGGATACCAAATAAAATCTCATGGTTTTCTAAGAGTATTCAAGGAAAGTCGAAGTTTTTCTTCACAAGCTGGCACAAAGAGCAGTGGAGAGGAAGATAGTAATTCAGACGATGGATTTTCAGAGCTTGAATCTTCTAGTGCAACTGAGGCAATACAAGAAGTCAACAAAGTTGACGAGTCAGTCTCTGAGCATGAGATTTCCGATGAGGATCTCGATGGTGAAGATGTGGAAGCACCTCAGGAATTATTGTCTGATACCGAGGCTGAGATTAACAAACGGAAGTCTCCAAGGAACGGAGTTTCTTCAGCATTATTCAATGCTGTCATGGCAGCACCAGCTTTACCTGTTTGTAAAATCATGGATAAATGGGTTGAAGGAAATAACGTCACACGGGTAGAAGTAGCATCAGCGATGCTTAATTTTCGTAGAAGGCGCATGTACGGGAAGGCACTGCAG CTCTCTGAGTGGTTGGAGTCAAGCAATCAGCTCACTTTTATTGACAGAGACTATGCTTCTCGTGTTGATTTAATTGCCAAAGTCCGTGGTCTGAAGAAGGCAGAAGATTATATTGGGACTATACCAGAGTCTTTCAGAAATGAAGTTATTTATCGCACTTTATTGGCCAATTGTGTTGCTGAAGGTGATTTGAAGAAATCTGAGCAGATTTTTaacaaaatgaaggaccttgaaTTCCCATTAACATGCTTTTCTTACAATCAGTTGCTCCTTCTATATAAGAAGACTGATAAGAAGAAGATCGCCGATGTTCTCTTGTTAATGGAGAAGGAAAATGTGAAGCCAACCCATTTTACATACAGACTATTGATAGATGTCAAGGGGCAATTCAACGACATATCTGGAATGGAGCAAATTGTTGAGACCATGAAGGCTGAAGGACTAGAACCTGATCTCACCACGAAGAGCATCTTGGTGAAGCATTATATCTCGGGTGGTTTGAATGAGAAGGCCGAGAATGTACTAAAAGAGATGGAAGGAGGAGATAAAAAAGCAACTCGCTGGGCATGTCGTAGTTTGCTTCCTCATTATGCAGCTCTTGGAAGGGCCAACGAAGTTGCTAGAATTTGGCAAGTTTGTGAGTCTAATCCTCGTCTTGAAGAATGTGTGGCTGCTATAGATGCTTGGGGAAAACTGCATAATATTAAGGAGGCGGAGGCAATCTTTGAAAAGATGGCAGCAAAATGGCCAACACTGTCATCGAAGCATTATTCTGTTTTATTGAACATTTATGCAAATCATAAGATGCTGTCAAAAGGAAAGGACCTTGTGAAGCGTATGGCTGACAGTGGTTGCCATATTGGACCAGTGACTTGGGATGCCTTAGTCAGACTTTATATTGAAGCTGGAGAAGTGGAAAAAGCGGATTCAATATTACATAAAGCTGGAGAGCAGAATCGGTTGAGGCCAATGATTAATTCTTATTTGATGATTATGGACCAATATGCAAAGAAAGGTGATGTTCATAATACTGAGAAAATGTTTCACAGAATGAGACAAGCTGGATATGTTTCCCGAGCTACTCAGTACCAATACCTTATTCGTGCGTATATAAATGCCAAAGCTCCTTGTTATGGTATTGCTGATAGAATGAAGGCGGATAATATATTCCCGAATAAAGGATTGACAAACATGTTGGCTCAGGTGGATGCATTCAAGAAGAATGCTGTGTCTGATTTGTTGGATTGA